The following are from one region of the Geothermobacter ehrlichii genome:
- a CDS encoding succinate dehydrogenase cytochrome b subunit codes for MSMLKSSVGRKVIMAVTGLILILFITGHVLGNMSLYAGPDGINAYAVHLRDLGPLLWVVRLVMLVVFVAHIWLGISLTLENRSARPVSYTQKVNQKTSFAAETMIVSGLVILVFVVYHLLNFTLHAVGVPAGTGELMDAAGRFDVYTMVVTSFKQVKLNVLLYVVGMVALFLHVSHGFQSWIQTLGWNNTRTLPAFTKVSKLYAFVVALAYISIPILALAILKA; via the coding sequence ATGAGTATGCTGAAAAGTTCCGTAGGTCGAAAGGTCATCATGGCCGTCACCGGCCTGATCCTGATTCTTTTCATTACCGGGCATGTTCTGGGTAACATGTCGCTCTATGCCGGACCTGACGGCATCAACGCCTATGCGGTCCATCTGCGCGATCTCGGTCCGCTGCTCTGGGTTGTGCGCCTGGTCATGCTGGTCGTGTTCGTGGCCCACATCTGGCTCGGCATCTCCCTGACCCTGGAGAACCGCTCGGCCCGCCCGGTCAGCTACACCCAGAAGGTGAACCAGAAGACCTCGTTCGCCGCCGAGACCATGATCGTCAGCGGTCTGGTGATTCTGGTCTTCGTGGTCTATCACCTTCTCAACTTCACCCTGCACGCCGTCGGTGTGCCGGCCGGGACCGGCGAACTGATGGACGCCGCCGGGCGTTTCGACGTCTACACCATGGTGGTGACCAGCTTCAAGCAGGTCAAGCTGAACGTCCTGCTCTACGTCGTCGGCATGGTGGCCCTCTTCCTCCATGTCAGCCACGGTTTCCAGAGCTGGATCCAGACCCTGGGCTGGAACAACACCAGAACCCTGCCGGCCTTCACCAAGGTCAGCAAGCTCTACGCCTTCGTCGTGGCGCTGGCCTATATCTCGATTCCGATTCTTGCTCTCGCGATTCTCAAAGCTTAG
- the cas6 gene encoding CRISPR system precrRNA processing endoribonuclease RAMP protein Cas6, producing MELRPASGDWKDIDAGLLRLHLEFEEDFRLDLPQLLLLRREVNRAAKALAKMRSGDECRSLRLLTAPPPSDDPQVRRYLAKPPVPYVLRPVPGLPRILTAGDSLDLDFFLFGGGRELAATLIDLFVYIGECGFCNGEGKFSLSRVSVVDERGEAVAVWCPGQVWTSPQWPLFFFDREPQLLPGQRGAIRFITPARLMRRGKPLFRPSLAQLFPFIVRRVCGMCHYWCGVDLLADPGDFFANLPQEDIRGGLQWRDWRTLSGDRGEQPVGGLVGRIAVPAEWLAYGAPFFMLGARLNLGKGAACGAGAWELVLEP from the coding sequence ATGGAATTGCGACCTGCCAGCGGCGACTGGAAGGATATCGACGCGGGATTGCTGCGTCTGCATCTGGAATTCGAGGAGGATTTTCGCCTCGACCTGCCGCAGCTGCTCCTTCTGCGCCGGGAGGTGAACCGGGCGGCAAAGGCCCTGGCGAAGATGCGCTCCGGCGACGAATGCCGCTCCCTGCGCCTGCTGACGGCGCCGCCACCATCGGACGATCCGCAGGTCAGGCGCTATCTCGCCAAGCCGCCGGTGCCCTACGTGCTCCGTCCCGTTCCCGGCCTGCCGCGGATCCTGACGGCAGGCGATTCTCTCGATCTCGACTTCTTTCTTTTCGGCGGCGGCAGGGAACTGGCGGCAACCCTGATCGATCTCTTCGTCTACATCGGCGAATGCGGTTTCTGCAACGGGGAGGGGAAATTTTCCCTAAGCCGGGTCAGTGTCGTCGACGAGCGAGGCGAAGCCGTTGCCGTCTGGTGTCCGGGACAGGTTTGGACCAGCCCGCAATGGCCGCTCTTCTTTTTCGATCGTGAGCCGCAGCTTTTGCCGGGCCAGCGTGGCGCGATCCGCTTCATCACGCCCGCCCGGCTGATGCGGAGGGGCAAACCCCTCTTCAGGCCGTCGCTGGCGCAGCTCTTCCCTTTTATTGTCCGTCGTGTCTGCGGTATGTGCCACTACTGGTGCGGCGTCGACCTGCTGGCCGATCCGGGCGATTTCTTTGCCAACCTTCCGCAAGAAGATATTCGGGGTGGCCTGCAATGGCGGGACTGGCGGACGCTGTCCGGTGACAGGGGGGAACAGCCGGTCGGCGGGCTCGTCGGCCGCATTGCCGTGCCGGCAGAATGGCTTGCGTACGGAGCTCCCTTCTTTATGCTCGGAGCGCGTCTCAATCTCGGCAAGGGAGCGGCCTGCGGTGCCGGGGCCTGGGAGCTGGTTCTGGAACCGTGA
- a CDS encoding succinate dehydrogenase/fumarate reductase iron-sulfur subunit, whose translation MNLTLHVWRQKNASDPGRLEQYQAKNISPDSSFLEMLDQVNEELIKEGKEPIVFDHDCREGICGMCSQVINGIPHGPEKEATVCQLHMRRFKDGDAIFIEPWRSRAFPVMKDLIVDRSALDRIIQAYGYTSAHTGGVPDGNAIPVSKTYADAAMDAAACIGCGACVAACPNASAMLFTAAKVSHLALLPQGKVEATRRVKAMVAQHDEEGFGNCTNHYECEAACPKGISVNFIARMNREYLKALPKAD comes from the coding sequence ATGAATCTGACACTGCACGTCTGGCGGCAGAAGAACGCCAGCGACCCCGGACGGTTGGAGCAGTACCAGGCAAAGAATATCAGCCCGGACAGCTCCTTTCTGGAAATGCTCGACCAGGTCAACGAAGAGCTGATCAAGGAGGGCAAGGAGCCGATCGTCTTCGATCACGACTGTCGCGAGGGCATCTGCGGCATGTGTTCGCAGGTCATCAACGGCATTCCTCACGGCCCCGAGAAGGAGGCGACCGTCTGCCAGCTGCACATGCGGCGCTTCAAGGATGGCGACGCCATCTTCATCGAGCCCTGGCGCTCGCGTGCCTTCCCGGTGATGAAGGACCTGATCGTCGACCGCAGCGCCCTGGACCGCATCATCCAGGCCTATGGCTACACCTCGGCTCATACCGGCGGTGTTCCCGACGGCAATGCCATTCCGGTGTCGAAGACCTACGCCGACGCCGCCATGGACGCCGCCGCCTGCATCGGTTGCGGTGCCTGCGTCGCGGCCTGCCCCAACGCTTCCGCCATGCTGTTCACCGCGGCCAAGGTGTCGCATCTCGCCCTGCTGCCTCAGGGCAAGGTCGAGGCCACCCGCCGGGTCAAGGCGATGGTCGCCCAGCATGACGAGGAAGGTTTCGGCAACTGCACCAATCATTACGAGTGCGAGGCTGCCTGCCCGAAGGGCATCAGCGTCAATTTCATTGCCCGGATGAACCGGGAGTATCTCAAGGCCCTGCCCAAGGCCGACTGA
- a CDS encoding fumarate reductase/succinate dehydrogenase flavoprotein subunit — MILDGKCPTGPIQESWDKHRFELKLVNPANKRKFKILVVGTGLAGGAAAATLGELGYNVEAFCYQDSARRAHSIAAQGGINAAKNYPNDGDSIFRLFYDTMKGGDFRAREADVWRLAQVSNNIIDQCVAQGVPFARDYAGYLDNRSFGGAQVSRTFYARGQTGQQLLLGAYQALSRQVKAGTVKIFARREMLDLVVVDGVAKGITCRNLVTGEIESYWGDAVVLATGGYVNVFYLSTNAMGCSVTATWKAAKKGAFFANPCYTQIHPTCIPQSGDHQSKLTLMSESLRNDGRCWVPKKKEDCGKAPGEIPDEDRDYYLERKYPSFGNLAPRDIASRAAKEQCDDGRGIGPGGRGVYLDFADAIKRFGKDVIAARYGNLFQMYEKITDEDAYQVPMRIYPAPHYAMGGLWVDYNLMSNIPGLFVLGEANFSVHGANRLGASALMQGLADGYFVIPYTIAGYLATVTPGTVKTDAPEFRESAEQVKAQIDKLLSIKGKKTVAELHRELGRVMWEDVGMARSKESLEHALKRIPEIRNEFWENVNVTGTNEEINQQLENAGRLADFLEFAELLAKDALHREESCGGHFRVEHQTEDGEAKRDDENFAYVAAWEFKGTDKEPELHKEPLKFENVKLAVRSYK, encoded by the coding sequence GTGATACTCGATGGAAAATGTCCGACCGGACCGATTCAGGAAAGCTGGGACAAGCACCGTTTTGAACTCAAACTGGTGAATCCCGCGAACAAGCGCAAATTCAAGATTCTCGTGGTTGGTACTGGCCTTGCCGGCGGCGCCGCCGCCGCGACTCTCGGCGAGCTTGGCTACAATGTCGAGGCCTTCTGTTATCAGGACAGTGCCCGCCGCGCCCATTCGATCGCCGCCCAGGGCGGCATCAACGCCGCCAAGAACTATCCGAACGACGGCGACAGCATCTTCCGCCTCTTCTACGACACCATGAAGGGCGGCGACTTCCGCGCCCGCGAGGCCGACGTCTGGCGTCTGGCCCAGGTTTCGAACAACATCATCGACCAGTGCGTCGCCCAGGGCGTGCCCTTCGCCCGCGATTACGCCGGTTATCTCGACAACCGCTCCTTCGGCGGCGCCCAGGTCTCCCGGACCTTCTACGCCCGCGGCCAGACGGGGCAGCAGCTGCTGCTCGGCGCCTACCAGGCGCTGTCGCGCCAGGTGAAGGCCGGTACGGTGAAGATTTTCGCCCGCCGCGAAATGCTTGATTTGGTCGTGGTCGACGGTGTCGCCAAGGGGATCACCTGCCGCAACCTGGTGACCGGCGAGATCGAATCCTACTGGGGTGATGCCGTGGTGCTGGCCACCGGCGGTTACGTCAACGTCTTCTACCTGTCGACCAACGCCATGGGCTGCAGCGTCACCGCCACCTGGAAGGCGGCGAAGAAGGGCGCGTTTTTCGCCAACCCCTGCTACACCCAGATTCATCCGACCTGCATCCCGCAGTCGGGCGACCATCAGTCGAAGCTGACCCTGATGTCCGAGTCGCTGCGTAACGACGGCCGCTGCTGGGTGCCGAAGAAGAAGGAGGACTGCGGCAAGGCTCCGGGCGAGATTCCGGACGAGGACCGCGACTACTACCTGGAGCGCAAATACCCCTCCTTCGGCAACCTGGCCCCGCGCGACATCGCCTCGCGTGCCGCCAAGGAGCAGTGCGACGACGGTCGCGGCATCGGCCCCGGCGGTCGTGGCGTCTACCTCGACTTCGCCGACGCCATCAAACGCTTCGGCAAGGACGTGATCGCCGCCCGCTACGGCAACCTGTTCCAGATGTACGAAAAGATCACCGACGAGGATGCCTACCAGGTGCCGATGCGCATCTATCCGGCGCCGCACTACGCCATGGGCGGTCTCTGGGTCGACTACAACCTGATGAGCAACATCCCCGGCCTGTTCGTGCTCGGTGAAGCCAACTTCTCGGTGCATGGAGCCAACCGTCTCGGTGCTTCGGCGCTGATGCAGGGTCTGGCCGACGGCTATTTCGTCATCCCCTACACCATCGCCGGCTACCTGGCCACTGTCACTCCCGGTACCGTCAAGACCGATGCTCCCGAATTCCGGGAGTCGGCCGAGCAGGTCAAGGCGCAGATCGACAAGCTGCTCTCCATCAAGGGCAAGAAGACCGTTGCTGAGCTGCACCGCGAGCTGGGCCGGGTCATGTGGGAAGACGTCGGCATGGCCCGCTCGAAGGAGAGCCTCGAGCACGCTCTGAAGCGGATTCCGGAAATCCGCAACGAGTTCTGGGAGAACGTCAACGTCACCGGCACCAACGAAGAGATCAACCAGCAGCTGGAGAACGCCGGCCGCCTGGCCGATTTCCTCGAATTTGCCGAACTCCTCGCCAAGGACGCCCTGCACCGCGAAGAATCCTGCGGCGGGCACTTCCGCGTCGAGCATCAGACCGAGGACGGCGAAGCCAAGCGCGATGACGAGAACTTCGCCTACGTGGCCGCCTGGGAGTTCAAGGGCACCGACAAGGAGCCCGAACTGCACAAGGAGCCGCTGAAATTCGAGAACGTCAAACTTGCTGTGAGGAGTTACAAATAA
- a CDS encoding TFIIB-type zinc ribbon-containing protein, with amino-acid sequence MADIWKERERALENEYIYRRERELIQKMRKETKERLIRELCRNRCPKCGEEIQAMTFRGVPLDKCPGCGGVWLGPRDLQILSEKDHRTWFEKWFKDEEAAETSRAAGE; translated from the coding sequence ATGGCGGACATCTGGAAAGAGCGGGAACGGGCCCTGGAAAACGAATACATCTACCGTCGGGAGAGAGAGCTGATCCAGAAGATGCGCAAGGAAACGAAGGAGCGGCTGATCCGGGAGCTCTGCCGCAATCGCTGTCCCAAGTGCGGCGAAGAGATTCAGGCGATGACCTTTCGCGGCGTTCCGCTCGACAAGTGTCCCGGTTGCGGTGGTGTCTGGCTCGGTCCGCGCGATCTGCAGATCCTCTCCGAAAAGGATCACCGGACCTGGTTCGAAAAATGGTTCAAGGACGAGGAAGCCGCCGAGACGAGCCGGGCGGCCGGCGAATAG
- the eno gene encoding phosphopyruvate hydratase produces MSEIIDVYAREILDSRGNPTVEVEVFLESGAMGRAAVPSGASTGEREAIELRDGDKGRYLGKGVTKAVENVNEVIADAIIGWEASDQAGIDRKLIELDGTDFKSNLGANATLGVSLACAKAAAEDAGLPLYQYIGGANAKELPLPMMNILNGGAHADNNVDIQEFMIMPAGADSFKEALRMGAEIFHHLKKVLKEKGYNTAVGDEGGFAPDLGSNEEALQVIMEAIEAAGYKAGEQVLLALDVAASELYENGKYNFANEKDALKSAEQVVDFYEDLVNRYPIISIEDGMAENDWDGWKLLTERLSGRIQLVGDDLFVTNTRILKEGIDRGIANSILIKLNQIGTLTETLEAIEMAKRAGYTAVVSHRSGETEDTTIADLVVATNAGQIKTGSLCRTDRICKYNQLLRIEDELDSVAVFAGRGVFYNLK; encoded by the coding sequence ATGAGTGAAATCATTGACGTTTATGCTCGAGAAATCCTCGATTCGCGGGGCAATCCCACCGTCGAGGTCGAAGTCTTCCTCGAAAGCGGCGCCATGGGTCGTGCCGCCGTTCCCAGCGGCGCTTCGACCGGCGAGCGCGAAGCGATCGAGTTGCGCGACGGCGACAAGGGCCGCTACCTTGGCAAGGGTGTGACCAAGGCGGTGGAAAATGTCAACGAGGTCATCGCCGACGCCATCATCGGATGGGAAGCCTCCGACCAGGCCGGCATCGACCGGAAGCTGATCGAACTCGACGGCACCGACTTCAAGAGCAACCTCGGCGCCAACGCCACCCTCGGCGTCTCGCTCGCCTGCGCCAAGGCAGCCGCCGAGGACGCCGGCCTGCCGCTGTACCAGTACATCGGCGGCGCCAACGCCAAGGAACTGCCGCTGCCGATGATGAACATTCTCAACGGCGGCGCCCACGCCGACAACAACGTCGACATCCAGGAGTTCATGATCATGCCTGCCGGCGCCGATTCCTTCAAGGAAGCCCTGCGCATGGGCGCCGAGATCTTCCATCACCTGAAGAAGGTGCTCAAGGAGAAAGGCTACAACACGGCCGTCGGCGACGAAGGCGGCTTCGCCCCCGACCTCGGCAGCAACGAAGAAGCCCTGCAGGTGATCATGGAAGCGATCGAGGCCGCCGGCTACAAGGCCGGGGAGCAGGTTCTGCTGGCTCTCGATGTCGCCGCCTCCGAACTCTACGAAAACGGCAAGTACAACTTCGCCAACGAGAAAGACGCGCTCAAGAGCGCCGAGCAGGTGGTCGACTTCTACGAAGACCTGGTCAACCGCTATCCGATCATCTCCATCGAGGACGGCATGGCGGAAAACGACTGGGACGGCTGGAAACTTCTGACCGAGCGGCTTTCCGGACGGATTCAGCTGGTCGGCGACGACCTGTTCGTCACCAACACCCGGATTCTGAAAGAGGGCATCGACAGGGGAATCGCCAACTCGATCCTGATCAAGCTCAACCAGATCGGCACCCTGACCGAAACCCTCGAAGCGATCGAGATGGCCAAGCGCGCCGGCTACACCGCCGTCGTTTCGCACCGCAGCGGCGAAACGGAAGACACCACCATCGCCGACCTGGTCGTGGCCACCAACGCCGGTCAGATTAAGACAGGCTCTCTCTGCCGCACCGACCGCATCTGCAAATACAACCAGCTTCTGCGCATCGAGGACGAACTCGATTCCGTCGCCGTCTTCGCCGGCCGGGGCGTCTTCTACAACCTGAAGTAG